TAAAAAGATGTTATTGGTCTCGTTATATTCATGCACTTCCCACGAGTGAACCTCTTTACAACTTAGTTTGTGAAGTCCAACACATGCAGGTATCCCTGCATCAAGCATTGAAAGACCAATTGAAGGGTCACCAACGTCCAGAAAAGCTAAACCGTTTAGTGCCTCAGTCTTGCTGCACGGAGGCAGGCATGCCATTagtgaaacaaaaccaaCTACTTGAATCTCCCCAGGCAAGTAGTCATCAAAGTAGTCATCAAAACCTACAGAAAGCTGTGGAAGCATGCTAAGAGTGCGGCTGACAAGCCAACCCGCAACACGCCTTATGTCTTTCGAACGAAGCAGCCGTTGCTTGTGCCTCATTATTGACCTCTCGCTTCGATCAGGACCTTCCACTCTGGGGGCAGCATCCTGTGGCGGCGCCGGTGGGGCACAGTTGTCCTGGTATAGCTTAGTTTTCAAAGTGTCGTCATTTCCTGCTGCCACACCGGCGCATGGATTTATACCCACAATCTTGCGTAATGCTAACAGCTCTTCCAACAGGTTTTTGTGTTCCTTCGGATGAAACAGGGACGAGTCATCATTGGGCTTTTGGGGCGGTGGCTTTGTCTTGATGTGTTTCAAGCGCTGGGTGTAGCGCATGGTGCTCATAGTCTCCTGTACAAACTGCACATCGGGGTGAATGCAAGCCACAAACACAGTCATGGAGGCGCCACATAGATACCGTTGGAGAAGCACTGTAAGTGTCGTGTCACGAAAGTTAACATAAGAAGAAGAACCATCTGGCCTTCGGCGAATCGTGCTGAGGGCCTCCAAAACAGTGCTAAGACGGGAGAGCGACTTATTTATCGCAATACTCTCACTATTCAGCTGCGGGGAATATGTGGTTTGACGCTCACTTCCCGCTAAGTCAACCATACAGAGCCTAAGACCACGACTCTTGATAGTAAAAAGCGCATGGCTCCGACTGCTTCGAGAGTTACGTTCGGTTGGAGCCGTACGTCTTGTCTCCATGCCGAACGCCGAAACTGCTTCCCATTCCTGCAGAGTTGAAAGCGAACAGGTAGTCAGATCCTCTACTATAATTGCAACTCCATCAGGCCCGGCTCGACGCCGAATTAGGCGCCGCTCCCCTTGCGCAAGTAGATCGTGCACATTCTCTCCGTAAACCTCAATCATTGCAACCTCCAAGTAACCATACATGTCAAGCACAGCCCTCGCCGCGAGAGAAAGGAGACCCGCCTCACGCCGTCCTCCGGCGATCGTATGAGTTTTCCCGCTGTTTGTGTGTCCATACGCCAGGAAGCATGAGGTGTCAGGCTGCTCCGCAGAAGAAAGAATGCGGTCGTACACGAGTTTCTCAAAAAGCTCTTCATTGCTGCACCTTTCATCCAAAACCTGGTCCACGCGAAAAATATGAGGGATAGATATCGCATATATACCCGACATATCCGCAACCACAACCTCCTTTCCCTTGTCATCTTTGACGTCTACACATGTAGGACTGCCTTCACTTGGTCGTAGACGAACAACCACATGTGTCCTTCGTCCCATTCACTGGAGTGATGACCGCAACTGAGTCTTCCCAGGGGGAGAACcaaagtaaacaaaagagagaggaataCAAAAAGGGATTCAACAAAGCAGCTAAATTTCATGAGACAACCCTTAAGTCAGGTGGCAACTCTAATGGACAGATGCTGTAAGGGAACAGTATAAGGGAATAAGAGAAACGGAAACGGCACATTACGGTGGCCACCGAAGAAACGCCcctccacccccccccccaaaaaaaaaaaaaatatttcttgctttttctgGGTATCTGCGCAACACGTCCTTTAAGTCACCATCCCACAGGGTGGTTGTGAAGTAGGCTCGGAAGCAACCGCTGACGCTTCAGTTGTGTTACTCACTATGGAGGTTAATGAAGTTAAGAGCCATCACACCAACAAGTCCACTTCCCCCACCCCCGTCAAGGCCTGTTTCCCATAACACGGCCCCTGAATTTCCCACTGTCCCTAGTTTCTACCAAATCAGCCTTCGAAACGGGAAAGTAGGTGTGGTCACCCTGAGTTCAAGCGGAGAGGTAAAATACGTATACCAAAATGATCAGTATGGCAACCGCTAGAAGACACAAAGTGGCCacccaaaaaaaatagttcCCATCATCTGCCGCACTCGACGGCAGCGACGACGGTGTTGGCTTGTTTTGAATCCCCGACATAATTTCCTGATAACTCCGCTTGACAGGCATCGGCCGCCCGCTACGTGCTATGTTTAGGCGCGAGGAACTAGGAGCCGTGAACACCTTCTTCGTACGTAGCAGGTAAAGATCAAATTTAATAAAGCAATAGGGTCTGGTCGCTGCCTCTACCTGCGAACCATATTGTAGAAGAAACTCTCGTGCCACATCTTCCAAATACGCCTGCGGTATACTTGCCGGTGTAGCCACATCACACATGGTAAGAAACAGCACACCAGACTCGGCAAGGATGTAGAATAGATAATTTTTCCATGAAACAGTGAGTAATGGTGGCATATCTACAGAGAGTTTTTTACCATCCAGCGTCAACTTACGAAGCAGTCCCTTAGCCGTAGCTTTACACTGCTCAATTTCCTCACTGCATGTATCAGTGTCAGCTGCTAAAACAAGTGCATTTTGTTGTCGGACAATCAAGGTAAAATACAGCATCAAAGTGCTGCGACTGAATTCCCGCCTACACCAACGATGTACTGAAAACTGTGTGGAATTTTTGGTGGTGTACCatgtaccaaaaaaaaaaaaagagagggggccgaaaaggaagaagaagagatggtGCTATCAAAGATCAATCAGTCAAGAGCATGACAGGCAGAGCAAcctgaagagaaagaaaaaaaagaggacaaGGGAATAAattacaagaaaaaacaacaagaagagaACATGGGAGAACGTGTTGAAGAGGCAGCAGAGAATGCGTGCACTTATAAGCGTGCACATTTTTTCACTCCTTGCAGCttaagaaacaaacaaagaaaagaagaacttGTTTTAGAGACAATAAAAGGCAAAATGGGGGTGGAAATatagaaaattttttctttgagcTCGACAACCCTGCTATATTCGTCAACATGCACACGCAAGATGtgtgggggaggaggggggactTTTCACGAATTGAATGTATGTATCCGCGTGGTGATGTGGCTTCTACACGTTGGACAACTATTAAGACCGGTGGAGCATGCCCAGCAAACCTGCAGGTGGCGGCACGGTTGCAGTAGTGTATCCCGTCGATTTTGCAAGcacacaacacactcttccttttcgtttcGCGCTGGCGAAGGTTCGTATGAAGTTGGGGGTGCCGTCCAGTCAGAACCCGTGGGTTCCTCTCTGAAAGTTCTCAACTTCGTGTATAGAAAGTACAACCCCGCTCCCACAGCAGCTGATGTTCCTAAGATTGCACACAGGTGTGAGAAACGCGAAAGTCGATACAACTCGACCTCCTGACGCACAATAGTCTCTTGGAGTATGTTTATCCTTTTTCGCTGCATTAAGTCCATACCTAACCAGCCTCCCGCAATAGCCCCAATCATCAATAATGTGTCCATCACCGCTGCCTAATCAAAGTGGTCGACAGTATCGTCACACTAACAAGCAAAGcaggtgaaaaaagaaaagaaaaagggggcaTTGTTTGGCCCTACAAGGAAGAATGTGCGGTCTCCACGTTCGAATGGGGGAATCAACTTCACATATCCACGCTGCTGCGATCTACACCTTCCTCAAATTTCATCGAAAACTTCACAAAACCAGCCGCAAGCTAAAAAAGCGGttgcaacacacacacaaaaaaaaacacgtgtacataaacatatataaagGAAGAACACACATAACATGGCAGACCTTTGAGGGTCTGTGTTGGTCTCCTAACGAGTGGAGAGCGCGTCAACCACACGGAAGCCATGATTTTGCCTTTTGTGGGTTTTCCCCCAGTAAATCAAGGAAATCATCGTTGCGAGCGTTGCAACAATAAATGCACTCGCGCCGGTCTACATGCCCCGGAAAACTCCTTTTTTGATATTTCCGACAATTTACAATATGCTGGAgatatttccttttcggtGTCCGCTACCGCCGCTGCCACCGTTCAGCATCCCCAACTTTGTCTGCTGCTTGGTGAAAACCGGATCTAACTCTCTTTAAAATCCTTTGTTCCCTCCGTAGAGTCTCTTGACGTTTCCTATAATTCCCTCCAAGGTGGAATAAAGGGAGTCGCAACTGCACTCGGTGCGTCGCGCACTTAGATGCTCAGGTCGGAGCACATCACCTTCAAGTGTGTGTGGACAATATACAAGCAAACCCCCCTCTCGGATACGGTAAAAGGTACCAGTAAGCGAATGGTGCAAATACACGGTATCTCACACGTATGCATGCGTGTTCCTGGTGGTCACACACGTGCCTCGCCGTCCCCGGTTCAAGCGGTTGTAGCCAATGtcataaaacaaaatcagacacagtttatttttttaaaagttttaCACCGGGAGGAGCACGGTCAGACGCGGTGTGGTCGATAGTAGAGTTACAACTATTACGGTTTCGTGTGCATGTTGAAGCAGCGCCAGAGTATCATCGTGAAAACGGAGTCGTCACTACAAGCAGCGGAAATAGAGTtccagaaataaaaaaaacgatcaTACGCGAATTTTTCTCCGAGGCACGATGACATAACATGGCGCCATTCCTCACCGCTCACAAGTCCCCCCTCGGCATTTCCAGGGTGGAAAGAGGCCAGCAGATGTTCAGTTGTAACGTTCACAACTCCTCCTGAAGCGTCGCAACCACCTGCCATCCTCCCGAACAGCTGTTTGATCAGTGCTTCTCGCTTTGCAGAGCACTTGCCGCCCAGCAGCGCTATTAGTTGAGTTTTGTTTCTAGCCTTGAACCGTAACCACTCGACCTCTACATCACTAACAGTATCTGGTACCCCGGCCTTGCGAAAAGAGGCCACAAATGTTTCAATTGGGAGCTCACCATCGGGGAGGTTGAGATAAAGACGCGGTAGAGCCAGCATACCTCCTTCTTTGACCACGTAGCGCCTCACAGCTTCTACGACAATGGCAAAAAGCGACTCACCAACGGGGGCGAAGTGGCACACAAACTCTTGCATGAGGGTTTTTACCGATAATACCTCGTGGAAGCCACCCTCTCTACCCCGGAGGTAGCTAAAAAGTTCACGTATATCATCCTTCGTCAGCCCGACACGAATGCCGCTGCATAGCTTttcaaaagaagaagcactCAGGCCACATCTCACCAAATCCTGATCTATGTCAGCGCAGGCTCTCGATAATTCTGTTCCACCCGATGTGTCAAGGGGCTCTAGCGGCACCTGCCGCAACTCTGTGATGAGGGCCAGGGTACCAGAGTGGCCTTCCCTGTTTGGGTCACCGACCGCCTCCGCGAAGACAGATAAAATCAACTGATAATGAAGCTCAGCAGGAAGCGGTCGAAGATATAGCAGCGCATAGAGGTAAGGTGCCTCAATTGCGACCTTCGTCGCCGACGGCGCTGTGTTTGTGGAGCAGTAGTCAATCAAGAAAAATGCTTCCGAAAGGGTAAGACCATGTGTCTGCGTTAAATGATCTACGAGCATAGCGGAGTCAAGGACGCACATGTCCTCTTTCCCCACTTGAGTGTGTGCTGCAAGTTCCCTGCCACAAGGGAACTCCGAAGCATGAGGCCTAGGTGATTTTGCGTCCATCCCACGGAGCGTCTCGTACAACATAGAAGAACGCATAGGACACATCTGCCGTAAGCACCGAAGTAGTGTCACAGGGCTAACACGAATACATCCCTCCTCCGACGCTGCAGCGCCACTGTACTCGCTTAGTGGAAGAGCCGCTAGAAGTATAGCCAACTCTCTATCACTGAAAGATTTGACGGGGAATATTTGGCGTAGAATTCCTTTCAGAAGCCAAAGCTCTGTGCTTTGCTCGCGATCCCGTGCGCGGTATTTCGAGTCGATAGCCGTGAATGCTGTTGACATGGACCTCACGAAAGTTGAGGGGTTACAGTTCCTAAGACACTGTGCCACACGGTGGTGGAGCTTCAGGAGGTACTGGGGGTCACGAAGCAGGGACTCCGCTGCCGAATCAAGCTCCGGTAAACTCATCTCCGCTTTTTGgagtttcctcttttgtttgtttgcttgtccCCCCTTCTGGTGTCCCTGCGCGCCTTCGCGTTGCCCTCAACAACCTCTACACCACAAGCGAAAGTTACTGGTTAGGGAacgagggaggaagaaaaaaaaaatgaacaaggATTAGGACGAGCTAGCAGCCATTTAGTCTCAAAAATGTCCCCATTCCCCTCCGGCATCCTTAGCTTTCTCATTTCTTCATCGATCAGATGAAACCCCGTGCTAAACCCTCATCTGGGCTCGAGTAACTGGTAAACCATTGACTATAGTTTGGTAAgataacaaataataataataataatgttagTTTTCAGCGTGTGGCACACGTGACGGCACATCATGCGGTAATGAAGGCCCAAAGAGGAGTATTACTCACGCAGCATAACACCACATTTTAGTTTGCCATTGGTCCCCCATGGAAGTCCCGCAACAAATGATGAGAACAGAACCCCTTTGATGGGTGGCTACGCggtacacacacgcacacacaccctCCGGGCAAGCCAtcaagttaaaaaaaaaaagtaacagaaCTTTCCATCGAGCAAGGTAATCGATCACTGCCTTTTCATGTGCCTGTCATCTTTCTTGGAAGGAGTTTCCGTCCATGTATCCCAAATACACTAACTTTGAGGTGCACGTATTTTGTAATGGAGAACAAAGACACCCACTTACAGCCACCTCCACAATTCAGTTAACAACAAACGAGTTgaaccccccccctccccgaATCTTACAGAACTATCCGCTCTTCCTTGCTTCTTCCACGGGAAATGTTGTGCAGCTGAACCTCGTCATTGTGGATCGACTCTAGAGCGTCGTGTACGGCCCCAAGTCCATATAAGACAAGGGAAAGATCTCGCCTTCACCAGGAAAGCAGCCCACAGCTTGACGTAAACACACCCGACCGATGCCGCTTGCCGTTACCAAACTGCTTTCACCCTTGTCCtcattaaaaaacaaaaacggtgGCACCTGGTAGTCCTTTCCCTCCGTCCCCCCCCACACAGATAGCAGATGTGATCCCCTGGAGTTTAGACAGCGTTAATTATCGACATCGGCGGAAGCTATCTTCGGGAAGTTATTTCTACTCAAGCAAAACAATTTTGATGTTCGCCACCCAGCCTCACTGGGGCCCAAGAGCTAACGACGGTAGCGGCTTAATCCGTCCATCATTTAACCGACCAAGCCAACATCAACTCAGGTGAACACTGGAACCCTTAGGCAGTTTGATGAGATGTATTTGTCATACGTGGTCTCTCATACCCGTTGTTAGAGTCAGATTTTCGTTTCCACATACATAAAGACGCAGTTAGTCGAGGAAAGCGGGAGCAATGATGGCCGTTCACACACTCCAAAATGTCAAGCCGGCATCACTCGAAACAGGACGTTGCAATACGGAAGCGAGGGCAAATAGTGCGGTTCACAACAGTGCCTACGATGCCTCATCCAGGTCGGCAAACAGgcgaaataacaacaacaaggtgGTTAGtgttaaaggaaaaagagtaaGGAAtgcaaaaatatatttattagtATAAATCTGGACCTACTCCCAAACCCTCAGCCACATTTTTGCCACATTCCTAAGCCTTTGGTAGAAGAGGGTACAATACGCTTGCTCCTAGCGCTCCAAACATCGCTATCCACTCCGTGGTGTTGAAGTGTCGGTAATGTCCAAAGTAAATAACTGAGAGGGTAAATGTGCCCAACTTGCGTAGCGTCAGTATCAGCACTAATGTGAACGCCgatgttttgttgttcaacacatacacacccatcacacacatatattgTGTAACAGCATTCAAAAGAAAGTATACGTAATTTTCCGATGAGACGGAAGCAAACTCAGTAAAAAGTCGACTAGGCTGCgacaaaaaaagtggaatgCCAACGGCATGGGAGAAAAACAGCGCCTCCGCCCACATCGGAGCCGGGGACGTTTCCGTTGCCTCTTCCACGGAACGTGGCATTTTCGGGTTGTCCGTCTTCTTCGACTCAGTCTCCAGCGCCTTTTCGCGACGCTCAGCTGTCTTGTACATGTGCTCCTGCATGAGGCTAAGAGCAGTTGACAGAACCGTTGTGAACAAAAGGATCAACAttccacacaaacaccagaAGTACTCACTCGTGTCCTGAGTTCCACTACTACCGTCTGTGGTCGACCGCGAAGACCGGCGGGACTTCTCCACCGTCAACAGTACAAGTCCTACCGTTATCATGGAAACACATGCCACCTGCAGAAATGTGTACCgtttatttaaaaagaagaacccAACCAACATATTCAGAAGAAGGGGCAGTGATCGGAATGTCGAGTGGACGGGGACGGAGACATGCATATTGAAGGCAAGATTGGTGGCTACGCCCATAACCCACGCGGTCACACCGACTGCCAGCTTGTGTAACGTGGAAAGCCTCCCAGGTCGCATCTGCAACGGAAGCAAGTGCGCTTTCCCAGGCACCTTTCTAAACGTACACACGTAAGGAAGTGAAAGTAAGGCAACGGCCACATATTGAGCAAACGTCATGGCATACATAGTATCTCGGTTCTTCGCCACAATAAGTTCTAGCAAAAACATATTTGCCTGGCAACCACCAAGTACGAGACACACTGCGGGGGCCGCATCGAGCATCTTTCCTACTGATCAACTACTTGTTTACTACcctcaaacaacaacacacgaTTTTCTCAGAGTCCCtcaaagaaagcaaaggaaatgagTACAGcggtaaaaaacaaaaaaagaaaagagtaacACTTGCTGTCTAACACACAAAACGCAACACTTCAACAGTTTACCTGCTAGATCCCCCacaagaggggggaaagtgatCGCCGCCAGAAACTGCCGTATGTCCCCGCCTTCGGAATTAAGGACGCAAGGggaaaaagtgctcagtacAGACAAAGCCGCATCAAAACCCCGGACCGGCTAATGTGTTGAGTTTCAAATGAATTGTTTTCCCAATGCTTTTTCGTTCATCTCAGAAAACAGAGGGACGGACAAGGCGAATCGCAAAACA
The genomic region above belongs to Trypanosoma brucei brucei TREU927 chromosome 10, whole genome shotgun sequence and contains:
- a CDS encoding kinesin, putative, whose product is MSGIYAISIPHIFRVDQVLDERCSNEELFEKLVYDRILSSAEQPDTSCFLAYGHTNSGKTHTIAGGRREAGLLSLAARAVLDMYGYLEVAMIEVYGENVHDLLAQGERRLIRRRAGPDGVAIIVEDLTTCSLSTLQEWEAVSAFGMETRRTAPTERNSRSSRSHALFTIKSRGLRLCMVDLAGSERQTTYSPQLNSESIAINKSLSRLSTVLEALSTIRRRPDGSSSYVNFRDTTLTVLLQRYLCGASMTVFVACIHPDVQFVQETMSTMRYTQRLKHIKTKPPPQKPNDDSSLFHPKEHKNLLEELLALRKIVGINPCAGVAAGNDDTLKTKLYQDNCAPPAPPQDAAPRVEGPDRSERSIMRHKQRLLRSKDIRRVAGWLVSRTLSMLPQLSVGFDDYFDDYLPGEIQVVGFVSLMACLPPCSKTEALNGLAFLDVGDPSIGLSMLDAGIPACVGLHKLSCKEVHSWEVHEYNETNNIFLLAFFKVDEQLVEPLGASGSPFACCGGLLTLEPLMPLALVFGAPLNAPNEVKENVLQHLVTLQSEQHQPAGASNDTDASQSVHKKSNDSHGSVPFFNSEVLDALSDYSYHYEVGEDSLIGSPVGPQRKALTDHNEGQNGDGFRSQISWESVQFQEDLTEMVCCRAVGSADIDEADDPEPSSLSSPSTFCGEEKELNPVPLPNSVAVRAVSCDIDPEKGEQSPQSVGEQIITDSADQCDVETLDDQPSLHAGGDESEISFKEVELTVGTTANTSSSPGLLESQPKSSHILVACEEENRLDCPRGEILELSGTLASESPEVHKGKGKKTKRENRDNHRDRDPVKQGCHYCVIM
- a CDS encoding hypothetical protein, conserved (GPI-Anchor Signal predicted for Tb10.389.1220 by DGPI v2.04, no cleavage site predicted), coding for MLDAAPAVCLVLGGCQANMFLLELIVAKNRDTMYAMTFAQYVAVALLSLPYVCTFRKVPGKAHLLPLQMRPGRLSTLHKLAVGVTAWVMGVATNLAFNMHVSVPVHSTFRSLPLLLNMLVGFFFLNKRYTFLQVACVSMITVGLVLLTVEKSRRSSRSTTDGSSGTQDTSEYFWCLCGMLILLFTTVLSTALSLMQEHMYKTAERREKALETESKKTDNPKMPRSVEEATETSPAPMWAEALFFSHAVGIPLFLSQPSRLFTEFASVSSENYVYFLLNAVTQYMCVMGVYVLNNKTSAFTLVLILTLRKLGTFTLSVIYFGHYRHFNTTEWIAMFGALGASVLYPLLPKA